In Sphingobacterium thalpophilum, a genomic segment contains:
- a CDS encoding basic secretory protein-like protein: MINFKNLKVVVTVFGLAYSCSLFAQDNWKHTENDRKVAVDVDSISKGGYTLIWINKDKDFSAPLKERLVGAYFTNYPKLAKKYNKKTIKKVSFVIDPDYKGVAATAGGIVRYSPAWFAKNPGDIDVVTHEVMHIVQAYPDGAGPWWITEGIADFVRFDDGIDNAGANWKLPEYNEKQKYTDSYRITARFLYWINLHIKKDFVKKLDAAMRSKSYSDAFWKVETGKTIDELWADYSQNPTL, encoded by the coding sequence ATGATAAACTTTAAAAACTTAAAAGTAGTTGTTACCGTATTTGGCCTGGCATACTCATGTTCACTTTTCGCGCAGGACAACTGGAAACATACAGAAAACGACCGCAAAGTGGCTGTGGATGTTGATAGTATCAGTAAAGGTGGATACACCCTGATTTGGATAAATAAAGACAAAGATTTTAGTGCTCCTTTAAAAGAAAGATTGGTGGGAGCATATTTTACAAACTACCCTAAACTAGCCAAGAAATATAATAAAAAGACCATAAAAAAGGTGTCTTTCGTTATTGATCCTGACTATAAAGGTGTGGCAGCGACAGCGGGTGGGATTGTCCGTTACAGTCCAGCTTGGTTTGCCAAAAATCCGGGCGATATTGATGTGGTTACCCATGAGGTAATGCATATTGTCCAAGCATACCCCGACGGGGCGGGCCCTTGGTGGATTACCGAGGGGATAGCCGATTTTGTGCGATTTGATGATGGAATAGATAATGCGGGAGCAAATTGGAAGCTGCCAGAATATAACGAAAAGCAGAAATACACAGATTCTTATCGTATTACAGCGCGCTTTTTGTACTGGATCAATCTACATATAAAGAAGGATTTTGTCAAAAAATTGGATGCGGCGATGCGTAGCAAAAGCTATAGTGATGCTTTTTGGAAAGTGGAGACGGGTAAAACTATTGATGAGCTATGGGCCGATTATAGCCAAAATCCCACACTATAA
- a CDS encoding GH92 family glycosyl hydrolase, with protein MKKSLSVFLGSLLSLGLFYAKPVLAQKFRGQQLEAVDLVNPLMGTESKFELSNGNTYPSIARPWGMNMWTPQTGKNGDGWQYQYTADKIRGLKQTHQPSPWMNDYGVFSIMPVTGKPVFDQDERASWFSHKAEIVKPYYYSVYLADHDVTAEMTPTERAAMFRISFNKTDDAYIVLDAYEKGSEVQIIPEKNMIIGYSSKYARGPLPANFKNYFVLVFDQPFASVATWEGKEKKDGQLQIKGDHTGAIVGFKVKDKTKPVQVKVASSFISAEQALLNLNELGNKSFDQIKEDGRQIWNSTLGKIKVEGDDIDQLRTFYSTMYRTLFFPNKLYEIDAQGKAVHYSPYNGKTLPGYLFGGTGFWDTFRALYPFLNFMYPSINKEMQEGLLNAYLEGGFLPEWSSPGYADIMVGNNSASVVSDAYMKGLRGYDINKLYEALQHGANNEGPMSAVGRKGVEYYNSLGYVPYDVKINENAARTLEYAYDDFTIYQLAKALNRPKAEIDLYAKRAQNYKNLFDPSTNLMRGKNKDGKFQAPFNPLKWGDAFTEGNSWHYSWSVFHDVQGLIDLMGGEKTFVSMLDSVFVQSPDFDDSYYGGIIHEIREMQVANMGQYAHGNQPIQHMPYLYNYAGQPWKTQYWVRQVMDRMYKPTPDGYCGDEDNGQTSAWYVFSALGFYPVCPATDEYVLGAPLFKKATLTFENGKTLTIDAPKNSAENVYVNTLQMNGKDYGKNWLSHKALHEGGTLNFDMAAKPNYTRGSSKNSVPYSMTTDLQTNIKLKSNKKK; from the coding sequence ATGAAGAAATCTTTAAGTGTTTTTCTAGGGTCGTTATTGTCTTTGGGTTTGTTTTACGCAAAACCGGTTTTGGCTCAGAAATTTAGAGGACAGCAGCTAGAAGCTGTCGATCTTGTTAATCCATTAATGGGTACCGAATCCAAATTTGAGTTGTCCAATGGTAACACCTATCCCTCGATTGCGAGACCTTGGGGAATGAATATGTGGACACCACAAACAGGAAAAAATGGCGACGGATGGCAGTATCAATATACCGCTGATAAGATTCGTGGATTAAAACAGACTCACCAGCCATCACCCTGGATGAATGATTACGGTGTTTTTTCTATCATGCCTGTAACTGGAAAGCCTGTATTTGATCAAGACGAGCGTGCGAGCTGGTTTTCGCATAAAGCGGAGATTGTAAAACCGTATTATTATTCGGTTTATCTAGCGGATCACGATGTGACTGCAGAGATGACACCAACAGAACGCGCAGCCATGTTTAGGATCTCGTTTAATAAAACAGACGATGCTTATATTGTTTTGGATGCTTATGAAAAGGGGTCTGAAGTTCAGATTATTCCAGAAAAAAATATGATCATTGGCTATTCTTCGAAATATGCACGCGGCCCACTGCCAGCTAATTTCAAGAATTATTTTGTTTTGGTTTTTGATCAACCTTTTGCAAGTGTCGCTACTTGGGAAGGCAAAGAGAAGAAGGATGGGCAACTTCAGATCAAAGGTGATCACACTGGTGCAATCGTCGGGTTTAAGGTAAAAGACAAAACGAAACCAGTGCAGGTGAAAGTAGCGTCTTCCTTTATCAGTGCCGAACAAGCCTTATTAAACTTAAATGAGTTAGGTAACAAATCTTTTGATCAAATAAAAGAAGACGGACGTCAGATCTGGAATTCGACCTTAGGGAAAATTAAAGTAGAAGGTGATGATATCGATCAGTTGCGCACGTTTTATTCGACCATGTATCGGACTTTATTTTTCCCGAACAAGTTATATGAAATTGATGCGCAAGGAAAGGCTGTACATTACAGTCCATATAATGGAAAAACACTTCCTGGTTATTTATTTGGAGGAACAGGTTTTTGGGACACTTTTAGGGCGTTGTACCCATTCTTAAATTTTATGTATCCTTCCATTAATAAGGAAATGCAGGAAGGTCTTCTCAATGCCTATTTAGAAGGAGGCTTTCTTCCTGAATGGAGCAGTCCGGGGTATGCTGATATCATGGTGGGTAATAACTCTGCTTCGGTGGTTTCGGATGCTTATATGAAGGGATTGCGCGGTTATGATATCAATAAGTTATACGAGGCTTTACAACACGGTGCTAATAATGAAGGACCGATGAGTGCTGTTGGAAGAAAAGGCGTTGAATATTACAATAGTTTGGGTTATGTACCATATGATGTTAAAATCAATGAAAATGCAGCACGTACATTGGAATATGCCTATGACGATTTCACGATCTACCAATTGGCAAAAGCATTGAACCGTCCGAAGGCTGAAATTGATTTGTATGCTAAGCGTGCACAAAACTATAAGAATTTATTTGATCCATCGACCAATCTTATGCGTGGAAAGAATAAAGATGGAAAATTCCAGGCTCCTTTTAATCCATTGAAATGGGGTGACGCATTCACAGAAGGAAATAGCTGGCATTATTCGTGGAGCGTATTTCACGATGTTCAGGGGCTGATCGATCTGATGGGCGGAGAGAAGACTTTTGTGAGCATGTTGGATTCGGTGTTTGTTCAGTCCCCAGATTTCGACGATAGCTATTATGGTGGTATTATCCATGAAATACGTGAAATGCAGGTTGCGAATATGGGGCAATATGCACATGGTAATCAGCCAATTCAGCATATGCCATATTTGTACAATTACGCTGGCCAACCTTGGAAAACACAATATTGGGTGCGTCAAGTGATGGACCGAATGTATAAGCCTACACCTGATGGCTATTGTGGCGATGAAGATAATGGTCAAACCTCTGCATGGTATGTTTTTTCAGCGCTTGGATTCTATCCGGTTTGTCCGGCGACGGATGAATATGTGCTGGGAGCTCCATTATTTAAAAAAGCGACCCTAACATTTGAAAATGGTAAGACATTGACCATTGATGCACCGAAGAACTCAGCTGAAAATGTATATGTAAACACATTGCAAATGAATGGTAAGGATTATGGTAAAAACTGGTTAAGTCACAAAGCATTGCATGAAGGCGGTACACTTAATTTTGACATGGCGGCAAAACCCAATTATACGAGGGGATCGTCCAAAAATTCAGTGCCTTATTCAATGACAACGGATTTGCAAACAAATATCAAGTTGAAATCGAACAAAAAGAAATAA
- a CDS encoding GH92 family glycosyl hydrolase: MNIRSLVFLGLISVPYLLKAQETKLVQYVKPLIGTAKMGHTFPGATVPFGAVQLSPDTDTLSYAVNGRYNGDVYKYCAGYQYDDPTIVGFSHTHFSGTGHSDLGDIQIMPTQGKVQLNPGTADRPQDGYRSSYSHANERAEANYYSVLLDKHQIKAELTTTTRVGLHRYTFKESDASHLIVDLTAGIYNYDGKNVWTVVKVLNDSTLVGYRQTNGWSRTRTVYFAIKTSKAFKNYGAKYEDGKSVYNGFWRKFDQQNNFPDLAAHNIKLHLDFDTKAQEAILLKVALSPVSMKNALANMEAEAPDWNFDGYVKKGQEAWEKELHKIEAEMLNKEDLVNFYTAMYHASLMPTVYMDSNGEYKGLDQEVHRAEGFTNYTSFSLWDTFRAFHPLLNLINPSRNADIVASMMAHYDQSVLKMLPIWSHYANDNWCMSGYHSVSVIVDAILKGVYKGDAEAALAACVQTANTRQYEGIGAYIDKGYVPADLSGTSVSNTLEYAYDDWCIAQLAKKLGKEDIYTTFSKRAESWKSLYDSSIGFMRPKNSVGKFQEKFDVLDTHGQGFIEGNSWNYSLYVPHQPTEMMTLMGGKKRLESYLDSLFTMELPDKYFEHTEDITRDGIIGNYVHGNEPSHHVAYLYNITNSPWKTQARVRQIIRNQYHNGHAGLGGNDDCGQMSAWYLFTALGFYPVAPGEDNYWIGSPLVKSAKINLENGRSLSIVARNQSEKNVYVKSVSLNGRKLADFLLPYSSIINGGELIFEMSNKPNK; this comes from the coding sequence ATGAATATCAGAAGTTTAGTCTTTTTGGGATTAATTAGTGTCCCATATCTATTAAAGGCACAAGAAACTAAATTAGTTCAGTATGTCAAACCACTCATCGGAACGGCGAAAATGGGACATACTTTTCCGGGGGCGACAGTTCCATTCGGTGCTGTACAATTAAGTCCTGATACGGATACATTATCTTATGCTGTCAATGGACGGTACAACGGTGATGTTTATAAATATTGTGCTGGTTATCAGTATGATGATCCGACGATTGTCGGGTTTAGTCATACACATTTTAGTGGCACTGGTCACTCCGATCTTGGTGATATACAGATCATGCCGACACAAGGAAAAGTTCAATTGAATCCGGGTACAGCTGATCGACCGCAAGACGGTTATCGATCATCCTACTCACATGCCAATGAGCGAGCTGAGGCCAATTATTACAGTGTTCTACTGGATAAACATCAGATTAAGGCTGAATTAACGACTACAACACGTGTAGGGCTCCACCGTTATACATTCAAAGAGTCTGACGCTTCACATCTTATCGTAGATCTAACTGCTGGGATTTATAATTATGATGGCAAGAATGTTTGGACCGTTGTCAAGGTCTTGAACGATTCAACCCTGGTAGGCTACCGTCAGACAAACGGTTGGTCGAGAACGCGCACCGTATACTTTGCAATAAAGACCTCAAAAGCTTTTAAGAATTATGGCGCCAAATATGAAGATGGAAAATCTGTGTATAATGGTTTCTGGCGTAAGTTTGATCAACAAAATAATTTCCCCGACCTTGCAGCGCACAATATTAAGCTACACTTGGATTTTGATACAAAAGCACAAGAAGCCATCCTTCTGAAAGTAGCTTTAAGTCCAGTAAGCATGAAGAATGCATTGGCCAATATGGAGGCTGAGGCTCCGGACTGGAATTTTGATGGCTACGTTAAGAAAGGCCAAGAAGCTTGGGAAAAGGAGCTGCATAAGATAGAAGCTGAAATGTTGAACAAGGAAGACCTTGTTAATTTTTATACAGCTATGTACCATGCAAGCTTAATGCCGACGGTGTATATGGACAGCAATGGTGAGTATAAAGGGTTGGACCAGGAGGTGCACCGTGCTGAAGGCTTTACGAATTATACCTCATTTTCTTTATGGGATACCTTTAGGGCCTTTCATCCGCTGTTGAATCTAATAAACCCCTCTCGTAATGCAGATATTGTGGCATCCATGATGGCTCATTATGATCAGAGTGTATTGAAAATGTTGCCGATTTGGTCGCATTATGCGAATGATAATTGGTGTATGAGTGGCTATCATTCGGTGTCTGTTATTGTTGACGCAATACTTAAGGGCGTTTACAAAGGTGATGCGGAAGCTGCTCTAGCGGCTTGCGTACAAACGGCAAATACACGTCAGTATGAGGGGATTGGGGCTTACATAGATAAGGGATATGTTCCTGCAGATTTATCGGGAACATCAGTTTCTAATACATTGGAATATGCGTATGACGATTGGTGCATAGCGCAATTGGCGAAAAAATTGGGAAAAGAGGATATTTACACGACTTTTTCCAAAAGAGCTGAAAGCTGGAAATCACTCTATGATTCCTCCATTGGATTTATGCGTCCGAAGAATTCGGTGGGTAAATTTCAGGAGAAATTTGATGTTTTGGATACACATGGACAAGGATTTATTGAAGGGAATTCATGGAATTACAGCCTGTATGTACCGCATCAACCTACTGAAATGATGACATTAATGGGAGGCAAAAAACGTTTAGAGTCTTATTTGGATTCCCTGTTTACCATGGAATTACCGGATAAATATTTTGAACATACGGAGGATATTACCCGCGATGGCATTATCGGAAATTACGTGCATGGAAATGAGCCTTCACATCATGTGGCATACTTGTACAATATAACCAATAGTCCCTGGAAAACCCAGGCACGTGTAAGACAAATCATACGGAATCAGTATCATAATGGTCATGCGGGTTTAGGGGGAAATGATGACTGTGGACAAATGTCTGCTTGGTATTTATTTACTGCATTAGGCTTCTACCCAGTGGCACCTGGGGAAGATAATTATTGGATTGGCAGTCCTTTGGTAAAATCGGCAAAGATTAATCTTGAAAATGGGCGCAGTCTTTCTATAGTTGCCCGTAACCAGTCTGAGAAGAATGTTTACGTTAAATCCGTTTCTTTAAATGGACGGAAATTGGCTGATTTTCTATTGCCCTATAGTAGCATTATAAATGGCGGTGAATTAATCTTTGAGATGAGCAATAAACCGAACAAATAA
- a CDS encoding response regulator transcription factor, translating to MIPKYGHILLIEDDLDLATMLIDYLSNFGFDVCHAMSAEEGISYYKINKYDILVVDIQLPNWDGFQFVEYISQLNKNQFVLFLTARLSKPDRLKGLRLGGNDYITKPFDVEELSLKLQNYMVKQPVVCQLQLNIGDIKLDRNLLAIEFNDKSRQVVSPREFELWTFLASKPNIVLKREEILLALWGDNDYFLGRSLDVFICKIRKMLKRSRYVAIKTVYKVGFILEVDFNNCH from the coding sequence ATGATACCAAAATATGGACATATATTGCTGATTGAAGATGATCTTGATTTAGCGACAATGCTCATAGATTATCTGTCAAATTTCGGATTTGATGTTTGTCATGCAATGTCTGCTGAAGAGGGAATATCTTATTATAAGATTAATAAATATGATATCCTTGTAGTAGATATACAACTTCCCAACTGGGATGGGTTTCAATTCGTTGAATATATTTCTCAGTTAAATAAAAACCAGTTTGTGCTTTTTCTTACAGCAAGACTGTCTAAACCAGATCGATTAAAGGGCCTCCGTCTAGGGGGCAATGATTACATAACAAAACCGTTTGATGTTGAAGAATTGTCTCTGAAACTTCAAAATTATATGGTTAAGCAGCCTGTTGTTTGTCAATTACAACTCAATATTGGTGACATTAAACTTGACCGTAATTTACTTGCAATAGAATTTAATGATAAATCTCGGCAGGTTGTATCACCACGTGAATTTGAACTTTGGACTTTCTTAGCAAGCAAACCGAATATTGTTTTGAAAAGAGAAGAGATCTTACTTGCTCTTTGGGGAGATAACGATTATTTTTTGGGACGAAGTCTTGATGTTTTTATATGTAAGATTAGAAAAATGCTGAAAAGATCGCGGTATGTTGCTATTAAAACTGTTTATAAGGTGGGATTTATTTTAGAGGTCGATTTCAATAATTGTCATTAA
- a CDS encoding TonB-dependent receptor produces MKRKVIPLFFTLSVCSTFNLWTELKAASSHFSFQQEGIIVEGTVLNSSTGKVLQGVTIVVKASGKSTKTDASGRYRIEIPYKDAVLTFSYIGFQPQQIVAGGRSTLQVSLVEDVKALEDVVVVGYTTQKKRNVVGAVATITTKDLVQSPAANINNMLAGRLPGLVVNQYAGGEPGVDRSELFIRGKSTYGNQSPIVIVDGIERDMSYLAPDEIETVSILKDAAATAPYGIRGANGVIVVTTKRGQSADKATVDFKASYGLNTPAQLPKLLGSADYATLYNEALMNDAKLSGGNIDNLKLFSQDAIDNFRRAKGDNSDGLGYNWDYFDYIFRTAPQHEYNLSIRGGNDIAKYFVMGGYMGQDNNYDHVDLSKYNVSPKFQRYNFRSNIDVNITKNLWVKLNLGARITNRTSPGTSASRLMTLAMTQPPYLPIILEPNSQPSTQGYLLNNPSGLLFGNQIYRFNVLGELTRSGYHTEKNTYLEGSFAAGWNMDFITKGLSVDGIFSYDAREQQWVRRELGTYSEGYRVYPNYATFQPTDGIDLFMNPQYYEGTYKNGNKYRVDQTVGNSFTQSSPFNRTFIQGKINYNRLFKDKHNVTGMLLFNRSSQSVYDAENSRASVDIRYQGMTGQFTYNYLEKYLAEFNFGYNGSENFIEGKRYGFFPAGALGWVVSKEKFMSNTKDWLSFLKLRASMGLVGNDKMPGDARFGYLAFFQGGDGYSFGEQNFNNGLSGLREGRLANENITWEKSRKTNIGLDMGFLKNKMNFSIDVFEDYRYDIITELGADDIGFPGVVGKGSPLINIGKVRNRGIDIEMSYSDMIGDNFRFSLKPNFTFSRNKLIYRQEVPRLYEYRQATGKRLYENFVYVFDHFVRDQAEADKLNQSNFQPWGTVGPGDVVYKDLNGDGKITDLGDRTVMGNPRSPEIQFGLPISLQYKGFDFSLLFQGALNSSILLKDAAVWDFPTFDQDKLGSVRPIHMGRWTPETAETATYPALHIGNSENNKNSNSSLFLYDAKYLRLKNIEIGYNLPKDLIKKIGLNQLRVYAQGMNLFTWSGLKDLSIDPEMGNTSGYWYPILKVYNFGINLNF; encoded by the coding sequence ATGAAAAGAAAGGTAATTCCATTATTTTTTACGCTTTCGGTGTGTAGCACGTTCAATTTGTGGACCGAATTGAAAGCTGCGTCTAGCCACTTCAGTTTCCAACAAGAGGGTATTATTGTAGAGGGAACAGTTTTAAACAGTTCGACAGGGAAAGTTTTGCAAGGTGTCACCATTGTGGTTAAGGCGAGTGGCAAATCAACGAAAACAGATGCATCAGGTCGATATCGAATAGAAATTCCCTATAAGGATGCGGTATTGACCTTCTCGTATATTGGTTTTCAGCCTCAACAAATTGTGGCGGGCGGAAGGTCAACGTTACAGGTTAGCCTAGTAGAAGATGTAAAAGCACTAGAGGATGTTGTGGTTGTTGGATACACAACACAGAAGAAAAGAAATGTTGTTGGCGCCGTCGCAACGATTACGACTAAGGATCTTGTACAGAGTCCTGCAGCAAATATTAATAACATGCTTGCAGGAAGATTACCAGGACTGGTTGTCAACCAATATGCTGGAGGAGAGCCAGGAGTAGATCGTTCAGAATTGTTTATTCGTGGTAAGTCAACTTATGGTAATCAATCCCCCATTGTAATTGTGGATGGAATTGAACGCGATATGAGCTATTTGGCTCCAGACGAAATTGAGACTGTTTCCATTTTGAAGGATGCAGCAGCTACGGCACCCTACGGAATTCGTGGAGCGAATGGGGTTATCGTTGTTACCACAAAACGAGGACAATCCGCCGATAAAGCAACCGTAGACTTCAAAGCGTCTTATGGACTAAATACGCCTGCACAATTGCCGAAGCTTTTGGGATCTGCAGATTACGCGACTCTCTACAATGAAGCGTTAATGAATGATGCGAAGCTGTCTGGTGGAAATATCGATAACTTGAAATTATTTAGTCAGGATGCTATAGACAATTTTCGAAGGGCAAAGGGTGATAATTCGGACGGGTTAGGTTATAACTGGGACTATTTCGATTATATTTTTAGAACTGCACCTCAGCACGAATATAATCTATCAATAAGGGGTGGTAATGATATTGCGAAATATTTTGTGATGGGCGGTTATATGGGACAAGATAATAATTATGACCATGTTGACTTATCTAAATATAATGTTTCTCCTAAATTTCAGCGCTATAATTTTAGGTCCAATATTGATGTCAACATTACTAAAAACTTGTGGGTAAAACTCAATTTAGGTGCTCGTATTACCAATCGAACTTCACCTGGAACTTCCGCAAGTAGATTGATGACTCTAGCAATGACACAGCCCCCGTATTTGCCCATCATTCTCGAACCCAATAGCCAACCTTCTACACAGGGATATCTGCTGAATAATCCCTCGGGCTTGTTGTTTGGTAATCAAATTTACCGATTTAATGTTCTTGGGGAGTTGACTAGGTCAGGATATCATACAGAAAAAAACACCTATTTGGAAGGAAGTTTCGCTGCCGGCTGGAATATGGATTTTATTACCAAGGGACTTTCTGTTGACGGAATATTTTCCTATGATGCTAGAGAGCAACAATGGGTCAGACGCGAGCTGGGTACCTATAGTGAAGGATATAGGGTATATCCCAATTATGCGACTTTTCAGCCTACAGATGGTATCGATCTTTTTATGAATCCGCAATACTATGAGGGTACTTATAAAAATGGGAACAAATATAGGGTAGATCAAACTGTTGGAAATTCATTTACACAAAGTAGTCCTTTTAATAGAACTTTCATTCAAGGAAAAATAAACTATAACCGTCTATTTAAAGATAAACACAATGTTACTGGAATGTTGCTTTTCAATCGCTCGAGCCAGTCTGTCTATGATGCGGAGAATTCAAGAGCCAGTGTTGATATCCGTTATCAAGGTATGACAGGACAGTTTACCTATAATTATCTAGAAAAATATTTGGCGGAATTTAACTTTGGTTACAATGGATCCGAAAATTTTATAGAGGGAAAACGTTATGGATTTTTCCCGGCTGGAGCATTGGGTTGGGTGGTTAGCAAGGAGAAATTTATGTCGAATACCAAAGACTGGCTTAGCTTTTTAAAGCTGAGGGCCTCGATGGGGCTTGTGGGTAATGATAAAATGCCAGGTGACGCTCGATTCGGATATCTCGCATTTTTTCAGGGAGGAGATGGTTATAGTTTTGGGGAACAGAATTTTAACAATGGACTAAGTGGCCTTCGTGAAGGACGCCTGGCAAACGAAAATATAACATGGGAGAAATCTAGAAAAACCAATATCGGTCTTGATATGGGCTTTTTAAAGAATAAGATGAACTTTAGTATTGATGTTTTTGAAGATTATCGTTATGATATTATTACTGAACTGGGGGCGGATGACATTGGTTTTCCTGGCGTAGTTGGTAAAGGCTCTCCGCTGATCAATATTGGAAAGGTCCGCAACCGTGGTATTGATATTGAGATGAGTTATTCAGATATGATTGGGGATAATTTCAGATTCTCTCTGAAACCTAATTTCACCTTTTCCAGAAATAAGTTGATCTACCGACAAGAGGTTCCGCGACTATATGAATACAGGCAAGCAACAGGTAAACGACTTTATGAAAATTTTGTCTATGTTTTCGATCACTTCGTTAGAGATCAGGCCGAGGCGGACAAATTAAATCAGAGTAATTTTCAACCTTGGGGAACAGTAGGACCAGGCGATGTCGTATATAAGGATTTGAACGGTGATGGTAAAATTACAGATTTAGGGGATCGCACAGTGATGGGAAATCCTAGGAGCCCGGAGATTCAATTTGGTCTACCAATATCTCTGCAATACAAGGGTTTTGATTTTAGTCTTTTGTTTCAAGGAGCGTTAAATTCTTCAATTTTATTGAAAGATGCGGCTGTGTGGGATTTCCCGACTTTTGATCAAGATAAACTCGGCTCCGTTCGACCAATTCATATGGGACGTTGGACACCGGAAACGGCCGAAACTGCTACTTACCCCGCTCTACATATTGGCAATTCCGAGAATAATAAAAATAGCAACAGTAGTTTGTTTTTATATGATGCTAAATATTTAAGGCTCAAAAATATAGAGATTGGTTATAATTTACCGAAAGATCTTATTAAAAAAATTGGTTTGAACCAATTACGCGTTTATGCGCAAGGGATGAACCTGTTTACCTGGTCAGGTTTAAAGGATTTAAGTATAGATCCTGAGATGGGAAATACGAGCGGTTATTGGTACCCGATTCTCAAAGTCTACAACTTTGGAATAAATCTTAATTTCTAA
- a CDS encoding HAMP domain-containing sensor histidine kinase, giving the protein MIARSYEIKRGELFQKEKKEIKVVYDKHISNDKIFPGGQKLVDSTLMPHLVRLRSYYQDDRNAFNSLKDSIAKTLIMRLRNHPAMDSLFQVIRSEVNLGEGFGYAIVLRDISVTFDAKTFIPILDFGKDQHIPIGGEFRFIDKDNIVSSIAITANSKMSNRVAFTLYVGNIDTNFSVLKAILPLLLLSGCCITGIVWLYLMTYSSWIKQKRMAEMASDFINNVTHEFNTPLTTIRIGLTNLVVKVSKEDRLKMATTLDTLMRQVNRLDRLVNKAIDLSVFNQEEVVLEEHFLAELLDQLEQDLAILVSESATIQILVDQNVKEARVLVNPFMFVTAVNNLVDNGLKYNKERIKHIHIRLSIGARDTVVMTVQDNGIGISHNQLPYIFTKGYRGKQEASSNGLGLGLFFVKEVMRIHRWKIDVKSDSQPGTIFSISIPIIK; this is encoded by the coding sequence ATGATTGCAAGATCATATGAGATCAAAAGAGGCGAACTATTTCAAAAAGAAAAAAAGGAAATTAAGGTTGTTTACGATAAGCATATTTCCAACGATAAGATATTCCCGGGCGGACAGAAACTTGTCGATTCAACCTTAATGCCTCATTTAGTTCGTCTGAGATCTTATTATCAAGACGATAGAAATGCTTTCAATAGTCTGAAAGATAGTATCGCGAAGACCTTGATAATGAGGCTTCGAAATCATCCTGCGATGGATAGCCTATTCCAGGTCATCAGATCCGAAGTCAATTTGGGTGAAGGCTTTGGTTATGCCATTGTGTTGAGAGATATTTCGGTGACTTTTGATGCGAAGACCTTTATACCAATCCTGGACTTTGGCAAAGATCAGCATATTCCTATTGGAGGGGAATTTCGGTTTATTGACAAAGACAATATCGTATCGTCGATTGCAATAACCGCAAATAGTAAGATGTCGAACCGTGTGGCTTTTACGTTGTATGTTGGGAATATTGATACAAATTTTTCTGTATTAAAAGCCATTTTACCATTATTATTACTATCGGGCTGCTGTATAACTGGTATTGTTTGGTTGTATTTGATGACATATAGTAGCTGGATAAAGCAAAAAAGAATGGCGGAAATGGCTTCTGACTTTATTAACAATGTCACCCATGAATTCAATACACCATTGACAACCATACGAATTGGTTTAACTAACTTGGTGGTAAAGGTTTCTAAAGAAGATAGACTAAAAATGGCAACAACTTTGGATACGTTGATGCGTCAGGTAAACCGTTTGGATCGATTAGTTAACAAGGCTATTGATTTGAGCGTGTTTAATCAGGAAGAGGTGGTTCTCGAAGAACACTTTTTGGCAGAACTTTTGGATCAATTAGAACAAGATCTTGCGATTTTAGTATCAGAAAGTGCGACGATTCAAATCTTAGTGGATCAAAACGTTAAAGAGGCTAGGGTGCTTGTCAACCCATTTATGTTTGTTACCGCGGTAAACAATTTGGTCGATAATGGCCTGAAGTATAATAAAGAGCGAATAAAGCATATTCATATTCGTTTGAGTATTGGCGCTAGAGATACGGTGGTGATGACTGTACAAGACAATGGAATAGGTATTTCACATAACCAATTGCCGTATATTTTCACGAAGGGATATCGGGGTAAACAAGAAGCTTCTTCAAATGGGCTGGGCCTGGGGCTTTTTTTCGTAAAGGAAGTCATGCGGATTCATAGATGGAAAATTGACGTTAAATCAGATAGCCAACCTGGAACAATATTTTCTATTTCAATACCAATAATAAAATAG